The proteins below come from a single Mus musculus strain C57BL/6J chromosome 5, GRCm38.p6 C57BL/6J genomic window:
- the Ran gene encoding GTP-binding nuclear protein Ran translates to MAAQGEPQVQFKLVLVGDGGTGKTTFVKRHLTGEFEKKYVATLGVEVHPLVFHTNRGPIKFNVWDTAGQEKFGGLRDGYYIQAQCAIIMFDVTSRVTYKNVPNWHRDLVRVCENIPIVLCGNKVDIKDRKVKAKSIVFHRKKNLQYYDISAKSNYNFEKPFLWLARKLIGDPNLEFVAMPALAPPEVVMDPALAAQYEHDLEVAQTTALPDEDDDL, encoded by the exons ATGGCCGCCCAGGGAGAGCCGCAGGTCCAGTTCAAG CTCGTCCTGGTGGGCGACGGCGGCACCGGGAAGACAACCTTCGTGAAGCGCCACTTGACGGGCGAGTTTGAGAAGAAGTATGTAG CCACCCTGGGCGTGGAGGTGCACCCGCTCGTCTTCCATACCAACAGAGGACCCATCAAGTTCAACGTGTGGGACACGGCCGGCCAGGAGAAGTTCGGGGGCCTGCGCGATGGCTACTACATCCAAG CCCAGTGTGCCATTATAATGTTTGATGTAACCTCAAGAGTTACTTACAAGAATGTACCTAACTGGCATAGAGATCTGGTACGAGTGTGTGAAAACATCCCCATTGTATTGTGTGGCAACAAAGTGGATATTAAAGACAGGAAAGTGAAGGCAAAATCTATTGTCTTCCACCGGAAGAAGAATCTTCAG tacTATGACATTTCTGCCAAAAGTAACTACAACTTTGAAAAGCCTTTCCTCTGGCTTGCCAGAAAGCTCATTGGAGATCCTAACTTGGAGTTTGTTGCCATGCCTGCTCTTGCCCCACCTGAGGTGGTCATGGACCCAGCTTTGGCAGCACAGTACGAGCATGATTTAGag GTTGCTCAGACGACTGCTCTCCCAGATGAGGATGATGACCTGTGA